The Streptomyces sp. ALI-76-A nucleotide sequence AGGTGTCCATCGAGGTCATGGCGACGATCTGCTGGGCGAGGACGTCCAGGGGGTTGGCGGGGACCCTCAGCGACTCGATGGAACCGGTGCGCATACGTTCGGTGACGACCGCCGCCTGCACCAGGTCGCCGCGGTACTTCGGGAAGACCACGCCGGTGGAGACGGCCCCGACCTGGTGTCCCGCCCGGCCGACGCGCTGGAGGCCGGAGGCCACGGAGGGCGGGGACTCGACCTGGATGACCAGGTCGACCGCGCCCATGTCGATGCCGAGTTCGAGGCTGGAGGTGGCCACGACGGCGGGGAGCCGGCCGGCCTTCAGGTCCTCCTCGACGAGGGCACGCTGCTCCTTGGAGACCGAGCCGTGGTGGGCGCGGGCGATGACCTGGGGCGCGCCCTGGGCCGCGCCCGAGCCGCCCATCAGTTCGGCGGGGGCGTGGTGTTCGTCCAGGGGGCGGCCGGTGGCCCGTTCGTAGGCGATCTCGTTGAGCCGGTTGCACAGCCGTTCGGCGAGGCGGCGGGAGTTGGCGAACACGATCGTCGAGCGGTGGGACTGGACCAGGTCGGTGATCCGCTCCTCGACGTGCGGCCAGATCGACGGGCGCTCCGCGCCTTCCGAGCCGTCGGCGACCGGGGAACCGCCCAGTTCGCCGAGGTCCTCGACGGGGACGACGACGGAGAGGTCGAACTCCTTGCCGGACTTCGGCTGGACGATCTCCACCTTGCGGCGGGGCGAGAGGTAGCGGGCGACCTCGTCGACCGGGCGGACCGTCGCGGAGAGACCGATGCGGCGGGCCGGCCTCGGCAGGAGTTCGTCCAGGCGCTCCAGGGAGAGGGCCAGGTGAGCGCCACGCTTGGTGCCGGCGACGGCGTGCACCTCGTCGAGGATCACTGTTTCGATGCCGGTCAGCGCCTCGCGGGTGGCCGAGGTCAGCATCAGGAACAGGGACTCCGGGGTGGTGATCAGGATGTCGGGGGGACGGGTGGACAGGGCGCGCCGCTCGGCGGCGGGGGTGTCGCCGGAACGGATGCCGACCTTGATCTCCGGCTCGGGCAGGCCCCGGCGTACGGATTCCTGGCGGATGCCGGTGAGGGGGCTGCGGAGGTTGCGCTCCACGTCGACGGCGAGGGCCTTGAGCGGGGAGACGTACAGGACGCGGCAGCGCTTCCTCGGGTCCGCGGGTGGGGGTGTGGAGGCGAGCTGGTCGAGGGCGGCGAGGAAGGCGGCCAGGGTCTTGCCGGAGCCGGTGGGGGCTACGACCAGCACGTCCGAGCCCGCTGCGATGGCCTGCCACGCGCCGGTCTGGGCGGCGGTGGGCGCGTCGAAGGCGCCCGTGAACCAGCCGCGGGTCGCGGGGGAGAAGCCGTCCAGGGCTCGGTGTGCGGAGCTGACCATGTGTCCATCCTGCACCTCGGCACTGACAATGGCTGTGACCTGCGGGGATGTAGGCGCCGACGACCGTGCGCCCGGCCCATGTCGCAGGGCGGGATGCGCGGTCGTCGGCGGTGCGCCGGCTGCGGTGTGTGGGCGGCTGGGCCCCGTGGGAGTGCGTGCGGGGCGTGGGGCGCTGGGTCGCGTGGGGGTGCCTGCCGGTCGTGGGGGTGGGATGCCGCGGCGGCCTGTGCGGGTGCCTTGGGGTGCGTGTACGCGTAGCGCGTTCGGTTCGGTGGGGCAGGGCCGCGCCGGGGTCGGTTCGGTGGGGGTCGGGGCGGAGCCTGGGTCGGTTCGGTTGGGGGGCGGGGCCGCGCCGGGGGTGTCGGTCCTCGGTCGGGCGCGGAATCGGTTGGTCACCGACTGGACCGCGTTGACGCGCCGTCCGCTGCGGGCGGGCACGCCCCGGCACGTCACCTTCCCGCAGTCGGCGGCCGGCCCGCTCCGCGGGCGCGTACCGGAGGGCGGACAATGAGGTCATGGCGGGTTCGGGTGAGCTGGCGCGGCACTGGCGGTACGCCGAGTTGCCCGGGGTCGATCTGTTGCGGGCGCGGTATGTGCGCAAGACCTTCGTGCGGCACACCCATGAGCAGTTCGTCATCGCCGCCATCGCCGACGGGGTCGAGGTCTTCCATCATCGTGGGGCCGATCAGTACGCGGGGGCAGGGGCGCTGGCACTGGTCAATCCGGATACGGCGCACACGGGGCGGGCCGGAGTGCCTGAGGGGTGGCGGTACGGGGCGGTGTATCCGTCGCCGGAGCTGGTGGCGGAGATCGCCGCCGAGACCACGGTGATCCGGGGGACGCCAGGGTTCGTCCGGCCGGTGCTGGACGATCCGTACGCCGTGGGGCTGGTGCACCAGGTGCTGCGGGCCGCGGAGGAGGGGCACGCGCTGGCCGCCGACACGTTGCTGCGGGTCGCCGTGACGCGGCTGCTGCGCCTGAACGGTGGGCCGCTGCCGCAGCGCGACGTGCGGACCGCGGGTGCCCAGGTCGCGGCACGCGCGCGGGCCGTGCTGGAGGAGCGGCTGCTCGAGCCGCCGACGCTGGAGCGGCTGGCCAGGGATCTGGGGACCGGTCCGTTCGCGTTGCTGCGGGCGTTCCGGGAGGCGTACGGGATGCCGCCGCATGCCTGGCTGACCGATGCGCGGGTGCGGCGGGCGAGGCGGCTGCTGGACGCGGGGACCACACCCGCGGAGGCGGCCGTCGCGGTGGGTTTCACGGACCAACCGCACCTGAACCGGCACTTCACGCGGATCGTGGGTGTGCCTCCAGGGGCGTACCGACGGGAGCGCAAGAACGTACAAGACGCGCGGCGGCGGCCGCTCTACCGTCCGGTGGGTGACACAACGGACAGCTCTCGCAGACATACATGACGGTGACACCAGGCCCGACTCCGCCGTCGTCAGGGACGCCCTCGGGGTGGGGGTGGCCGTGGGACTCTCCGGGTTCGCCTTCGGGGTGACCTCGGCGGGGAGCGGGCTCACGCTGTCGCAGACCTGTGCGCTCAGCCTCCTGGTGTTCACGGGCGCGTCGCAGTTCGCCTTGGTGGGGGCGATCGCGGCGGGCGGGAATCCGCTGACCGCTGCCGCCGGGGCCTTCTTCCTCGGCGTGCGCAACGCCTTCTACGGGTTGCGTTTGTCGCAGTTGCTCGCCCTCCCGCGCGCGGTGCGGCCGTTCGCCGCCCAGTGGGTCATCGACGAGACGGCGGCGGTGGCGCTGGCTCAGCCCACGCGGCGGAGCGTGCGGATCGGGTTCACCGTCACGGGGCTCAGCCTGTATGTGCTGTGGAACCTCACCACACTGCTCGGTGCGATGGGTGCCGAGGCCATCGGGGACACCGACGCCTGGGGCCTGGACGCCGCCGGGCCCGCCGTCTTCCTGGCGTTGCTGGCGCCCATGCTGAAGACCGGGGTCGAGCGCGCGGTCGCCGGGCTCGCGGTGCTGCTGGGGCTCGGTCTGCTGCCCGTACTGCCCGCCGGGGTGCCGGTCCTGGCGGCTGGGCTCGCGGCACCGGTCGTGCTGTGGGCGGAGGGGCGTCGTAGGGGCGCCGGTGACCGTGGCGACGGTCAGGAGGGCGACCGGTGAACGTCTGGATCGCGATCGGAGTGACCGCGCTCGGGTGCTACCTCGTCAAGCTCGTCGGGCTGCTCGTGCCCGCCGGTGTCCTTGAGCGGCCTCTCGTGAGGCGGCTCGCCGCGCTGCTGCCCGTGGCGCTGCTGGCCGCTCTCACGGCCCAGCAGACGTTCGCCGACGGGCGCGAGCCGGCGATCGACGCACGGGCAGCGGGAGTCGCCGCTGCCGCGGTGGCGCTGGTTCTGCGGGCGCCCTTCCTGGTCGTCGTGGCGGCCGCGGTGGGGGTGACCGCCGGGGTACGGGCGATGGGCGGGTGATCCGCCGCCCGCGCGGGTCCGCCCGGTCGCACGGGCCGCCCGCGCAGGGCTCCTCGGGCGGCATGTGACAGGGCAGGACCGCGGGGCGCCGGGTGCGGTGCTCGGAGCCACGTGGTGGGGCGACCGTGTTCGCAGTGCTGATGCGCGGGGCGCGGACGACTGACGGGAATCGTGCGGGTGGCCTCGCCCCGGAGGGCCGAGCGGAGTGTGGCAGGAGCAGGAGCAGGAGCAGGAGCAGGAGCAGGAGCAGGAGCAGGAGCAGGACCGCAGGGTGCCGGGTGCGGTGCTCGGAGCCGCGTGGTGGGGCGACCGTGTTCGCAGTGCTGATGCGCGGGGCGCGGACGACCGGCCGGACTCGTTAGGTGCCTCGGTCCGGCGGCAGTGGGTCCTCAGCGCAGGGGACGGCCGTAGGCCCTCAGGGTGCGCAGTGCCTCGATCGTCAGCATGGGGCGGGCCTCCAGCGCCGTCCCCGGAGCCCACTGGCGCCAGCGGATCGGCCAGCCGCCGTCCTCCTGCTGCGCGCCGGCCAGGAAGTCCAGGGAGCGGACCATCTCGTCGTCCGTGAACCACGCGCGCGCGAGCGAGTCCGGCGTCCTCGCGTAGTCGTGCGGGAAGTGGTGCTCCCCGGGCGCGTAGCCGGGCGCGACCGGGTACGCCTCCAGGCGGTCCGGTTCCAGCGCCGCGAGCCGCTGCTCCCGTACGAGACGGCCCAGACGGTCGGCGACCGCCTCCGCGCGCGGGCGGTCGGGAGCGGAGTCCAGGAAGGCCACGGCGGCCCGGATCTCGTACGGGTGGGACTGTTCCAGGGACTCGGCCGACTGCCAGCAGAAGTCCGTGGCCCTGAACATCCAGGCGTGCCACACCTGGTTGCGGTGCAGCAGCCCCACCACCGGTCCGGTGGCGAGGAGTTCACTCGGCGGGTCGTCCGGGATCGGGATGAACGGGGCCGCCGGATAGCCGCGCTGACTGGGGTGAATCGCCGGCAGGGCGCCGTCCGGGGTGGTCACCGAGGTCAGATAGCGGCACACGCGCTCCACGCGTTGTCCGCCGCAGCGTCCGATGGCGTCCAGCACACCCAGGGCGTGGGCGGTGTGCAGCGGCTGGCTGACCGGGCCGCGCAGATCGGGCTCCAGCGCGTGGCCGTATCCGCCGTCCGCGTTGCGGTAGGCGTCCAGCGCGGTCTCCACCGGGTCGGAGTCGGCGCCCAGGAAGTGGTACGCGAAAAGACGCTGCTCCAGCACGCGCGCGGTGAGCCAGACGAAGGACTCGGCGCGGGCGAGCGGGGAGTGCGCCGGGGGCGTCTGGGGGAGTGGGGAAGCTCCTGTTTCGGCCATGCGTCAGACCGTAGGACGAAAAGCGGTCTCGGCAAGTGGTCCCGGCTCAGGCCCACCCTCAGGGGCGGGATACTGGAGTCATGCGGTTGACGGTCTTCTGGCAGCGGATGGCGGATCATTTCGGTCCGGACTACGCCGACACCTTCGCGCGCGACCACGTGATGACGGAGCTCGGCGGAAGGACGGTGCACGAGGCGCTGAACGCCGGCTGGGAAGCCAAGGACGTGTGGCGTGTGGTCTGCACCGTGATGAACGTTCCGCGCGAGAGGCACTGATCGGTCACAAGATCGCCGCACGGCAGCCGATTGTCAGTCAGGTGGGCGAGACTTGCCCCGTGGCACCCACTGACGAGACCGACCAGGTCACCCAGCCCGCATCGCCGTTCGGCGCGACGCCGCCCAACGGGCCCCCGGCCACCGGCGCCGCCGGGCCGAACGCGCGCATGCCACGCTGGCTGCCGCGTGCCTTGGTGCTCGCCCTCGCCCTCGTCGCCGTGTTCCAGCTGGGAAGTTGGGCCTTCCACCAGCTCACCGGTCTGCTGATCAACATCCTCATCGCGTTCTTCCTGGCCCTGGCCGTCGAACCCGCGGTGAGCTGGATGGCCTCGCGCGGCATGCGCAGAGGGTTGGCCACCGGCGTCGTCTTCCTCGGTCTGCTGATCATCGCCGCGGGCTTCGTCACCCTGCTCGGCTCCATGCTCGCGGGCCAGATCATCAAGATCGTCGAGGACTTCCCGAACTATCTCGACTCGGTCATCAGCTGGATCAACGCCCACTTCAACACCGAGTTGAGACGGGTGGACGTCCAGGAGGGTCTGCTGCGCTCCGACTGGCTGCGCAACTACGTCCAGAACAGTGCCACCGGTGTCCTGGACGTGTCCGCCCAGGTGCTCGGCGGGCTGTTCCAGCTGCTCATGGTCGCTCTCTTCTCGTTCTACTTCGCCGCGGACGGGCCCCGGCTGCGCCGCGCGCTCTGCTCCGTCCTGCCGCCGGCCAAGCAGGCCGAGGTACTGCGCGCGTGGGAGATCGCCGTGAACAAGACCGGCGGCTACATCTATTCGCGCGGCCTGATGGCGCTCATCTCCGGAGTCGCGCACTACATACTGCTACAGGTTCTGAGCGTGCCGTACGCTCCCGTGCTCGCCGTGTGGGTCGGTCTCGTCTCGCAGTTCATCCCCACCATCGGTACGTATCTCGCGGGTGCCCTGCCGATGTTGATCGCCTTCACGGTCGACCCCTGGTACGCGCTGTGGGTGCTGATCTTCGTGGTGATCTACCAGCAGTTCGAGAACTACGTGCTGCAGCCCAAGCTGACCTCGAAGACCGTCGACATCCACCCCGCGGTCGCCTTCGGCTCGGTCGTCGCCGGGACCGCCCTCCTGGGCGCGGTCGGCGCGCTGATCGCCATCCCGGCGATCGCCACGCTCCAGGCCTTCCTGGGGGCGTACGTGAAGCGGTACGACGTCACCGACGACCCCCGGGTGCACGGGCACCGCGGGCGGGGGACCGGGCAGGGGATGTTCAGGCGCGCCCGGGCCTTGTGGGGTCGGCCGGAGGTGCGGGCTTCGGACGACGGCTCCTCCCAGGGCGGGCTCGCTGGGACGGGTGAGGCCGGAGAGACCGGTGGGACTGGCGGGACTGGCGGGACCGGCGGGACCGGCGGCTCCGGCTCCGGCGGGACGTGAGACCGGCCACTGTGTGAAAGCCGGCCCACGCGACGGCCGCGGCCACGCGTGCCCGGTTCCGCGACGCCTGCTCGGGGCGGCGGGGGTGCGGTCGGCGATGGGATCCGCGGGGGCAGTCGTGTCCCGAGTCCTGTGACCTCGCTGTCGTCAGTGACGTCGGTGGCTTCGGTGATGCGCTGAGAGCTCCTGTGAGGCTCGATGAGGCTTCGTGAGGCCTGGTGAGGCCGTGGGGATGCCGCTCCCGGTCGTCGGTCTGGCCGAGGCGACCTGTCGTGCACCAGTGGCGAAGCAGCTGGGACGGGAAGGGCCGAAGCAGCTGGGACGGGAAGGGCCGAAGCAGCTGGGACGGGAAGGGCCGGGGTGCCATGTGGTGCGCTTGACACGAAAATCGAACATCCATTCTTATGGAGGCTCCGGTGAGGCTCTCGATGGGGACTTCGGTACGGTTCGGACGGAAAAGTACCTGAGTTATCCACAGGCCGGACGAGCGTCGAGGCCCATTGTCAGTGGCAGGCGTTAGCGTCTTTGACGTGAAGCGATCGACTCAAGCAAATCGGGTGGAACCCATGGCAGGTACCGACCGCGAGAAGGCCCTGGATGCCGCACTCGCACAGATTGAACGGCAATTCGGCAAGGGCGCGGTCATGCGCATGGGTGACCGGACGAAGGAGCCCATCGAGGTCATCCCGACCGGATCGACCGCGCTCGACGTGGCCCTCGGCGTCGGCGGCCTGCCGCGCGGCCGGGTCATCGAGGTCTACGGACCGGAGTCCTCCGGCAAGACGACCCTGACCCTGCACGCGGTGGCGAACGCCCAGAAGGCGGGCGGCCAGGTCGCGTTCGTGGACGCGGAGCACGCCCTCGACCCCGAGTACGCGCAGAAGCTCGGCGTCGACATCGACAACCTGCTCCTGTCCCAGCCGGACAACGGCGAGCAGGCCCTGGAGATCGTGGACATGCTCGTCCGCTCCGGCGCCCTCGACCTGATCGTCATCGACTCCGTCGCGGCGCTCGTCCCGCGCGCGGAGATCGAGGGCGAGATGGGCGACAGCCACGTGGGTCTGCAGGCCCGTCTGATGAGCCAGGCCCTGCGGAAGATCACCAGCGCGCTCAACCAGTCCAAGACCACCGCGATCTTCATCAACCAGCTCCGCGAGAAGATCGGCGTGATGTTCGGCTCCCCGGAGACCACGACCGGTGGCCGGGCCCTGAAGTTCTACGCCTCGGTGCGGCTCGACATCCGGCGCATCGAGACGCTGAAGGACGGCACCGACGCGGTCGGCAACCGCACCCGCGTCAAGGTCGTCAAGAACAAGGTGGCGCCGCCCTTCAAGCAGGCCGAGTTCGACATCCTCTACGGCCACGGCATCAGCCGTGAAGGCGGCCTGATCGACATGGGCGTGGAGAACGGCTTCGTCCGCAAGGCCGGCGCCTGGTACACGTACGAGGGCGACCAGCTCGGCCAGGGCAAGGAGAACGCGCGCAACTTCCTGCGGGACAACCCCGACCTGGCCAACGAGATCGAGAAGCGGATCAAGGAGAAGCTGGGCGTCGGGGTCCGGCCGGAGCCGGCGGCCGAGCCGGGCGCGGACGCCGCTGTCTCCGCTCCCGCGGACGACGCCGCGAAGCCGGTGCCCGCCCCGGCGGTGGCCAAGACGGCCAAGACCAAGGCCACGGCAGCCAAGAGCTGATCCGTGACAAGGCGAACCGACTGGGCGGAGTACGCCTACCCTGATGTCTCGCGTGAGCGGGGCGGAACAGGCGCCAGGAGCTCCGTCGGCCCGAGCGACGGCGATCCGGCCCACGGCGTCGACGGGGCCCACGGCCGCATGACGTCGTACGGCACGAGTGGGTCGTACGACGGCGAGGCGGGTGGCGGGCCGGGCGGCGGCCGGTGGCCGGACGGGCCGGACGAGGGCTCGGCGTTCGGCACCGACTCGCCGGTCGGCGGCTCGCGCCCCAGGGGCGGGGCCCGTGACGCGGGCGGCTCACGCGGGCGCCGTCGGCGCGGCCGCGCGGAGCCGTTCGGTGAGGACGGAGGTTCCTCCTTCTCGTCGAGGGCCGAGAAGGAGGAACCTCCAGCGGACCCGGTCGAGCGGGCACGGGCCATCTGCCTGCGCCTGCTCACCGGGACCCCGCGCACGCGGAAGCAGCTCGCGGACGCCCTGCGCAAACGGGAGATCCCGGACGACGCCGCCGAGGAGGTGCTGTCACGGTTCGAGGAGGTCGGCCTGATCAATGACAGTGCCTTCGCGGAAGCGTGGGTGGAGTCCCGGCATCACGGCAGGGGGCTGGCCCGGCGCGCGCTCGTCCAGGAACTGCGGACCAAGGGTGTCGACGCGACGCTGATCGACGCGGCCATGGGGCAGCTCGACTCCGAGCAGGAGGAGACGACCGCGCGTGACCTCGTCGCCCGCAAGCTGCGCTCCACCCGAGGGCTCGACCGCGACAAGCGACTGCGCCGCCTCGCGGGCATGCTGGCCCGCAAGGGCTACCCCGAGGGCATGGCGCTGAGAGTCGTCCGGCAGGCGCTCGAGGCGGAGGGCGAGGAGACGGAGTTCCTCGCGGACGAAGGGTTCTGAACGGCGGCGTCGGGAACTGGACGGCCTCGGGGCCGTCGCGGCCCGCGGAGTCGGCTGTGGTCCACCGGCTGAGGTGCGCCGCACGGCCCTGTGGGCGTCCACTGACGCCCGCAGCGCCCTGTCGACGCATACTGAAGCCTGGCGCGCCCGGTTCCAGGGCACCGGCGTGTCCGGCCGGCGGGTGAATGCCTGCACGCCGACTGCCGCGGTGCCCGACCGCTGCGTGCCCAGGTCACCGAGCGTCCGTGCCTCAGGCTCCTTCGCCTACGACCGCCTGTGGCGACGTCGTCACCGGAAGCCCCGCGGCCTTCCACGCCTGGAACCCGCCGACCAGGTCGGTGGCTCGGCGCAGCCCCAACCGGTGCAGGGACACGGCCGCCAGGCTGGAGGCGTACCCCTCGTTGCAGACGACCACGATCCGCAGGCCGTGGCCGGTGGCCTCGGGGGCACGGTGGCTGCCCTGCGGGTCGAGGCGCCACTCCAGTTCGTTGCGTTCGACGACGAGGGCGCCGGGGATCAGTCCGTCCCGCTCCCGCAGGGCCGCGTACCGGATGTCCACGAGCAGCGCGTCCCCGGCCCGGACGGCGTCGTACGCCTCCCGTGCCTCGATCCGCTGGTAGCCCTCGCGCGCCCGCTCCAGCAACTCGTCTATCCCGACCGGCCGCTCGCCGGCCTCGCCCGTTCCCGGTCCCTGCGCCCCGCTCACGTCGGGCGAGTCGGCCTCGGGCGACCCGGCCTCCGGCGACTTCGGCACACCTGCCACGTCGATCCCCTCCAGGCCCGTCCCGCTCGTTCCCGGCACTCCCGCCCCGCTCACTGCCAGTCCTCCGGGCGCTCCACCTGCTCCAGTCGGAGGATCGGTCCGCTGCGGCTGTAGCGGCGGATCTGCGGCAGGGGCGGGTAGTAGGCGTGGACGGAGATCGCGTGCCGTTCGGTGGACTCGTTGAGCACCTCGTGGACGTGGTGGCGGCCGAAGGCGCGGCCCCGTCCGGCCGGCAGCCGGCGTTCCCGGTCCACGTCCTCCGTCAGTTCCAGGGTCTTCCAGCCGTCGGTGGGCAGCCGGGCGGCGAGGGAGTGCTCCTTGAGTTCACCGGCCGCGGTCAGGAAGGCACCGACCGAGTCGGCGTGGTCGTGCCAGCCGGTGCCGCTGCCGGGCGGCCAGCCGATCAGCCAGGCCTCGCTGCCGCCGGGCCCCTCCAGCCGCACCCAGGTGCGGCCCTCGGGGTCGAGTGGCAGTGAATCGATCAGCTCGGCGTCGGCGGCCGTACGCCGGACGAAGTCGAGGAGGTCCGCCTGCGTGGGGGCGGAAACAGCGGAAACAGCGGGAGAGGCAGACACGGGCACCGTCCTGAAGGGCGTTCGCATGGAGGCGCGCGACAGCACGGAAGCGGCGCGCGCGGCAGTGAGAGGCGAATTCAGCAGGACGGGCGACACACGTAGCCTGCATAGCGGACGAGGTCCATATGGACCCTCCGCCAGAGGTGCACACAGGTGTCGGTCACGATCCGGAGTACACCACGCGGGTGCGGACCGGTCAACTCACCGTCACTATGCGGACGCACAGTGACCCCCGGGACGGCGAGCACGCGTACGTCACCGCGATCGGGCCCGACCCCGGACGCCGAGCGCCGACCCGTCACCGCGAACGGGCCCCGGCCCGGGACGGCGAGCACGCGTACGTCACCGCGATCGGGCCCGACCCCGGACGCCGAGCGCCGACCCGTCACCGCGAACGGGCCCCGGCCCGGGACGACGATCACGCGTACGTCACCGCGAACGGGCCCCGGCCCCGGACGCCGAGCGCCGACCCGTCACCGCGAACGGGCCCCGGCCCGGGACGGCGAGCACGCGTACGTCACCGCGAACGGGCCCCCGCCCCTGTTCCTGCCCTCGCCCCGGCTTCCGCTTTCGCCTCCGCCTCGACCGGTCCGCCGAGCACCGCCTTCGCCGCCGCGTACAGGTCGGCCGGCCGGACCCCGCTCAGCGCCGTCACCAGGTGACCGTCGGGCCGTACGAGAAGGACGGTGTGCGGGGCCGCGCCCGGGTACTCCTCGGCGACCAACAGCTCGGCGGTGTGCGGCAGCGCGGTCACCGCCGCGGCCAGCCGGGGCATGATGCCGGCGGTCACCCAGTGCTTGCGCTCCCAGACGCCGGTGCCCGGTGCGATCAGCACGACGAGGAGCGCGCCGCGGCCGAGGCGGTCCCGCAGCCGGACGAAGGAGCCGTCCTCCGCCGTGACCCGCACATCGGTGACGGGTGCCCCGGGCTCCGTGGCGACCGGGATCTCACCTTCGAGGTGCGGGGGTGCGAGCGGTGAGTCGGCGTACGCCCCCGGTGCACCGAGGACTCCGCGTCCCAGGTGACCTTCCGTCAGCAGTGCGTCGTGGCCGCGGGCCGAGCCGGGGACGTACCCGCACAGGCCCGCGCCGCCGCGCAGCAGGGGCAGCGCCTGGTCGGCGGCGCGCAGCCGGGCGGCGACGACCGCGCGCCGTTCCGCCTGGTAGCTGTCGAGGAGCGCCTCGTGCGGGCCGTGGTGCCAGGCCAGCGCCAGCTTCCAGGCGAGGTTGTCGGCGTCCCTGAGCCCCTCGTCGAGGCCCTGTGTGCCGAGTGCGCCGAGCAGGTGGGCCGCGTCCCCGGCGAGGAAGACCCGGCCCACGCGCCAGCGGCGGGCCAGCCGGTGGTGGACGATGTGGACGCCGGTGTCGAGGAGTTCGTACGCCGGTGTCGGGCCACCGGTCCAGCCCGCCAGGGTCTCGCGGACGCGGGCGACCAGCAGTTCGGGCGTGACCAGGTCCTTGCCCGGCGGCAACAGCCAGTCCAGGCGCCACACTCCCTGGGGCAGGGGGCGCCCGGTGATCTCGCCGGCGGAGGGGCCGGAGGTGCGCCAGGAGGGCATGCGGTGGAGCAACGCCTCGTCGGGGCGGGGGAGTTCCGTGCGCAGGGCCGCGACCGCGTGCCGCTCCACCGCCGTCCGGCCCGGGAACCGGATGTCCTGGAGCTTGCGGACGGTCGAGCGCGGGCCGTCGCAGCCGACCAGGTAACTGCCACGCCACCAGGTGCCCTGGGGGCCGCGGGTGTGGGCGGTGACGCCCGAGGGCTCCTGCTCGACCCCGTCGAGACGGCTCTTCACGGCGATCCTGACGAGCCGTTCGCGGGCGAGGGCCGCGCGCAGGGCGC carries:
- a CDS encoding AzlC family ABC transporter permease; amino-acid sequence: MTQRTALADIHDGDTRPDSAVVRDALGVGVAVGLSGFAFGVTSAGSGLTLSQTCALSLLVFTGASQFALVGAIAAGGNPLTAAAGAFFLGVRNAFYGLRLSQLLALPRAVRPFAAQWVIDETAAVALAQPTRRSVRIGFTVTGLSLYVLWNLTTLLGAMGAEAIGDTDAWGLDAAGPAVFLALLAPMLKTGVERAVAGLAVLLGLGLLPVLPAGVPVLAAGLAAPVVLWAEGRRRGAGDRGDGQEGDR
- a CDS encoding AzlD domain-containing protein translates to MNVWIAIGVTALGCYLVKLVGLLVPAGVLERPLVRRLAALLPVALLAALTAQQTFADGREPAIDARAAGVAAAAVALVLRAPFLVVVAAAVGVTAGVRAMGG
- a CDS encoding DUF3046 domain-containing protein — its product is MRLTVFWQRMADHFGPDYADTFARDHVMTELGGRTVHEALNAGWEAKDVWRVVCTVMNVPRERH
- a CDS encoding AI-2E family transporter, whose protein sequence is MPRWLPRALVLALALVAVFQLGSWAFHQLTGLLINILIAFFLALAVEPAVSWMASRGMRRGLATGVVFLGLLIIAAGFVTLLGSMLAGQIIKIVEDFPNYLDSVISWINAHFNTELRRVDVQEGLLRSDWLRNYVQNSATGVLDVSAQVLGGLFQLLMVALFSFYFAADGPRLRRALCSVLPPAKQAEVLRAWEIAVNKTGGYIYSRGLMALISGVAHYILLQVLSVPYAPVLAVWVGLVSQFIPTIGTYLAGALPMLIAFTVDPWYALWVLIFVVIYQQFENYVLQPKLTSKTVDIHPAVAFGSVVAGTALLGAVGALIAIPAIATLQAFLGAYVKRYDVTDDPRVHGHRGRGTGQGMFRRARALWGRPEVRASDDGSSQGGLAGTGEAGETGGTGGTGGTGGTGGSGSGGT
- the recA gene encoding recombinase RecA encodes the protein MAGTDREKALDAALAQIERQFGKGAVMRMGDRTKEPIEVIPTGSTALDVALGVGGLPRGRVIEVYGPESSGKTTLTLHAVANAQKAGGQVAFVDAEHALDPEYAQKLGVDIDNLLLSQPDNGEQALEIVDMLVRSGALDLIVIDSVAALVPRAEIEGEMGDSHVGLQARLMSQALRKITSALNQSKTTAIFINQLREKIGVMFGSPETTTGGRALKFYASVRLDIRRIETLKDGTDAVGNRTRVKVVKNKVAPPFKQAEFDILYGHGISREGGLIDMGVENGFVRKAGAWYTYEGDQLGQGKENARNFLRDNPDLANEIEKRIKEKLGVGVRPEPAAEPGADAAVSAPADDAAKPVPAPAVAKTAKTKATAAKS
- the recX gene encoding recombination regulator RecX — its product is MTRRTDWAEYAYPDVSRERGGTGARSSVGPSDGDPAHGVDGAHGRMTSYGTSGSYDGEAGGGPGGGRWPDGPDEGSAFGTDSPVGGSRPRGGARDAGGSRGRRRRGRAEPFGEDGGSSFSSRAEKEEPPADPVERARAICLRLLTGTPRTRKQLADALRKREIPDDAAEEVLSRFEEVGLINDSAFAEAWVESRHHGRGLARRALVQELRTKGVDATLIDAAMGQLDSEQEETTARDLVARKLRSTRGLDRDKRLRRLAGMLARKGYPEGMALRVVRQALEAEGEETEFLADEGF
- a CDS encoding rhodanese-like domain-containing protein, with the translated sequence MSGAQGPGTGEAGERPVGIDELLERAREGYQRIEAREAYDAVRAGDALLVDIRYAALRERDGLIPGALVVERNELEWRLDPQGSHRAPEATGHGLRIVVVCNEGYASSLAAVSLHRLGLRRATDLVGGFQAWKAAGLPVTTSPQAVVGEGA
- a CDS encoding cysteine dioxygenase, whose product is MRTPFRTVPVSASPAVSAVSAPTQADLLDFVRRTAADAELIDSLPLDPEGRTWVRLEGPGGSEAWLIGWPPGSGTGWHDHADSVGAFLTAAGELKEHSLAARLPTDGWKTLELTEDVDRERRLPAGRGRAFGRHHVHEVLNESTERHAISVHAYYPPLPQIRRYSRSGPILRLEQVERPEDWQ
- a CDS encoding FAD-dependent monooxygenase, which produces MDPVIIVGAGPVGLTLALALARQEVPSVVLDEGPGRDEPRLARTVVLREDTAALLERLTGAPLAEAGLHWAGWRSLRRKQVMREVTFGVTGTGTEGEPGVDAGPAPLHIAQHVLTGALRAALARERLVRIAVKSRLDGVEQEPSGVTAHTRGPQGTWWRGSYLVGCDGPRSTVRKLQDIRFPGRTAVERHAVAALRTELPRPDEALLHRMPSWRTSGPSAGEITGRPLPQGVWRLDWLLPPGKDLVTPELLVARVRETLAGWTGGPTPAYELLDTGVHIVHHRLARRWRVGRVFLAGDAAHLLGALGTQGLDEGLRDADNLAWKLALAWHHGPHEALLDSYQAERRAVVAARLRAADQALPLLRGGAGLCGYVPGSARGHDALLTEGHLGRGVLGAPGAYADSPLAPPHLEGEIPVATEPGAPVTDVRVTAEDGSFVRLRDRLGRGALLVVLIAPGTGVWERKHWVTAGIMPRLAAAVTALPHTAELLVAEEYPGAAPHTVLLVRPDGHLVTALSGVRPADLYAAAKAVLGGPVEAEAKAEAGARAGTGAGARSR